GCGTACTGACTGAAGCGCGAGCCGCGACAACAGCCGTGTCGGTCCTCGCTTCGGGAGGTCTCGAACAGTATCAAGCGTCCCCGGCGGTTCAGCACCGCCGATATCCATTTCCCATCCAGTCTCGTCTGCGAAGCGGTCGACAGCCTGCTCCGCCTGCCGTCGCACCTCGTCGACGTTCATCGTTACCGGGTTTCTGTCTCGCATGACCACGTCGCCGTCAACGATGACCGTCTCTACGTCGGCTGGAGCAGCGTTGTTTACGATGTGAGCGGGGATGTTGGTCAAGGGCGTGAACTTCGGCTTCTCTATATCCAGGAGGATCAAGTCGGCACGTTTGCCGGCTTCGAGACTCCCGATTTCGTCGCCTATCCCCAAGGCCCGTGCTCCCTCGACGGTGAGCATTCGGACGAGCTCCATCGAGGTGTACTGTCCGGCCGTCCGCTTGAGATTGGCAGCGAGGCGGGCCTGTCGGGCTTCGCCGAACAGGCTGTACGAATCGTGCCAGTAGTGGTCGTCGATTCCCAGCCCGACATCGACGCCCGCCGACCGTAACTCGGGTACCGGCGTCCACTGCATCTCAGCGTCGGGGTTCCAGTAGGCGAAGACAGAGGGACAGTGCGCGACGGACGCTTCCGAGGCTGCAGTTCGCTCGATATCGTCCTCGTCGGCGAGACGGAAATGCGCAGCAAGGAGGCGGTCGTCGAGGAGGCCGACATCGTCGAGCAGGTCGAGCGAGTCGGCGGCGCCGTTGGCTCGTGCCATCGTGTTACTCTCTTCGAGTTCCAGGAGATGCGTATGCACGAGCAAGTCGGGGTATTCTGAAGCGAGGCTCTCTGTTCGTTCCCATAGCTCACGTGTACATGACCAGTCGTCGTGTGGGCAAATCGTTGCCTGAATACGCCCGCCGTAGGTATCGTGATACTCTTCGATGAACTGGCGAGCGCGGTCGAACTGTTCATCGATCGGTTCATCCCAGAAGAGGTCCGTAATCACCGGACCGAACAAGCCACGCAGGCCTGCTTGGCCGAACGCCTCTGCACCTGCGCCGGGCTGGACATCCATCGAGTTGACCGTCGTAACGCCGCCAAGCGCGAAGTTTAGTGCGGCCAGTTCGTATCCAGCCTCCACCAGATAGTCGAACTCGTCATCGGCGAGACGACCGAAGATAGCAGTCATGCTGCCCATCATCTCCAGCAACCCGAGGTCGCTGAACGCACCTATCAGCGGGGTGAATTCGAGATGTGTGTGGGCGTTCACGAGCCCCGGCATCACGAGCTTTCCATCGCCGTCGATTACCTCCTCGGCCGCAATGCTTGCGTCGCCGTCGATGGACTTCCGAACCTCTGTGATACGTCCGTCGTCGACGACGACCGTCCCACGCTCGTAGAGCCGGTTGCGTTCGTCGA
The genomic region above belongs to Haloarcula salinisoli and contains:
- a CDS encoding amidohydrolase family protein; its protein translation is DERNRLYERGTVVVDDGRITEVRKSIDGDASIAAEEVIDGDGKLVMPGLVNAHTHLEFTPLIGAFSDLGLLEMMGSMTAIFGRLADDEFDYLVEAGYELAALNFALGGVTTVNSMDVQPGAGAEAFGQAGLRGLFGPVITDLFWDEPIDEQFDRARQFIEEYHDTYGGRIQATICPHDDWSCTRELWERTESLASEYPDLLVHTHLLELEESNTMARANGAADSLDLLDDVGLLDDRLLAAHFRLADEDDIERTAASEASVAHCPSVFAYWNPDAEMQWTPVPELRSAGVDVGLGIDDHYWHDSYSLFGEARQARLAANLKRTAGQYTSMELVRMLTVEGARALGIGDEIGSLEAGKRADLILLDIEKPKFTPLTNIPAHIVNNAAPADVETVIVDGDVVMRDRNPVTMNVDEVRRQAEQAVDRFADETGWEMDIGGAEPPGTLDTVRDLPKRGPTRLLSRLALQSVRDTFEW